One genomic window of Medicago truncatula cultivar Jemalong A17 chromosome 1, MtrunA17r5.0-ANR, whole genome shotgun sequence includes the following:
- the LOC25484635 gene encoding pathogenesis-related protein PR-4 encodes MESTQRKLSLLVFCFLVGMMLVSGQSANGVRSTYHLYNPQNINWDYNRASVYCATWDANQPLEWRKKYGWTAFCGPQGPRGRDSCGKCLRVKNTATGAQETVRIVDQCANGGLDLDVNVFKRIDTNGQGYQKGHLIVDYVFVNC; translated from the exons ATGGAGAGCACACAGAGAAAGTTGAGCTTGTTGGTATTTTGTTTCCTTGTGGGAATGATGTTAGTGAGTGGTCAGAGTGCAAACGGTGTAAGGTCAACGTACCACCTTTACAACCCTCAGAATATTAATTGGGATTACAACAGAGCCAGTGTATACTGTGCTACCTGGGATGCAAACCAGCCCTTGGAATGGCGTAAAAAGTATGGTTGGACTGCCTTTTGTGGACCCCAGGGCCCTCGTGGTAGAGACTCTTGCGGCAAGTGTTTGAGG GTGAAAAATACTGCAACTGGAGCTCAGGAAACAGTGAGAATAGTGGATCAGTGCGCCAATGGTGGACTTGACTTAGATGTGAATGTCTTCAAACGAATTGATACCAATGGACAGGGTTACCAGAAGGGTCACCTTATAGTTGATTATGTctttgttaattgttaa